One region of Oryza glaberrima chromosome 7, OglaRS2, whole genome shotgun sequence genomic DNA includes:
- the LOC127780926 gene encoding transcription initiation factor TFIID subunit 15-like isoform X1 — translation MAGFMSRGPPNGSVYVCNLPPGTDETMLAEYFGTIGLLKKDKRTGRPKIWIYRDKVTNEPKGDATVTYEDPHAASAAVEWFNNKDFHGSTIQVHIAESKNKDMYDSSATASLNNSAELGGQDELDNGEGRGRGRGDGPGKAWQQDGDWLCPNTSCGNVNFAFRGVCNLCGAARPAGVSGSSAGGGGRGRGRGSDDARGGSRAAAAAAVGGPPGLFGPNDWPCPMCGNINWAKRMKCNICNTTKPGHNEGGVRGGRGGGYKELDEEELEEVKRRRKEAEEDDGEMYDEFGNLKKKFRAKTQQTENAPTLPGSGRAGWEVEQRGSTGREGKERSRDQGRDHDYDERDSRNRDRGSHGRERRRSRDREKERGRDTGRDHSYERSWERGAERDHDRYR, via the exons ATGGCTGGGTTTATGTCAAGAGGCCCCCCAAATGGTTCTGTTTATGTATGCAATCTGCCTCCTGGAACCGATGAGACCATGCTGGCTGAATATTTTGGCACCATAGGGTTGCTAAAG AAGGACAAAAGGACTGGGCGTCCAAAAATCTGGATATATAGGGACAAAGTTACCAATGAACCAAAGGGTGATGCGACAGTCACCTATGAAGATCCGCATGCTGCTTCAGCTGCAGTAGAATGGTTCAATAACAAAGATTTCCATGGAAGCACCATTCAGGTTCATATAGCTGAGTCAAAAAACAAAGACATGTATGATAGCTCTGCAACTGCAAGTTTGAACAACTCTGCTGAACTTGGTGGACAAGATGAATTAGATAACGGGGAAGGCAGAGGGAGAGGGCGCGGTGATGGTCCAGGAAAAGCCTGGCAGCAAGATGGGGATTGGCTGTGCCCAAATACAAG TTGTGGCAATGTAAACTTTGCCTTTCGTGGTGTCTGTAATCTCTGTGGAGCTGCTCGCCCTGCTGGTGTTAGTGGATCaagtgctggtggtggtggtaggggTAGAGGCCGTGGAAGTGATGATGCAAGAGGAGGcagccgtgctgctgctgctgctgctgttggtggTCCTCCTGGACTGTTTGGTCCAAATGATTGGCCTTGCCCAAT GTGTGGCAACATAAATTGGGCAAAGCGGATGAAATGTAATATCTGTAACACCACCAAGCCAGGTCACAATGAAGGTGGTGTTAG AGGTGGCCGGGGTGGTGGGTATAAAGAACTTGATGAAGAAGAGCTAGAGGAAGTTAAAAGGCGCCGCAAAGAGGCTGAAGAG GATGACGGAGAGATGTATGATGAATTTGGCAACCTCAAAAAGAAATTTCGTGCTAAAACACAACAAACTGAAAATGCACCAACTCTTCCTGGGTCTGGACGTGCTGGATGGGAGGTCGAGCAACGTG GCTCCACTGGAAGAGAAGGCAAGGAAAGGAGCAGAGATCAGGGCAGAGACCATGACTACGATGAACGGGATAGCAGGAACAGAGATAGAGGCAGTCATGGAAGGGAGCGGCGCCGAAGTAGAGACCGTGAGAAGGAAAGGGGGAGGGACACAGGCAGAGATCACAGCTATGAGAGGAGCTGGGAGCGAGGAGCCGAGCGTGACCATGATCGCTATAGATGA
- the LOC127780926 gene encoding transcription initiation factor TFIID subunit 15-like isoform X2, whose product MGSSQKDKRTGRPKIWIYRDKVTNEPKGDATVTYEDPHAASAAVEWFNNKDFHGSTIQVHIAESKNKDMYDSSATASLNNSAELGGQDELDNGEGRGRGRGDGPGKAWQQDGDWLCPNTSCGNVNFAFRGVCNLCGAARPAGVSGSSAGGGGRGRGRGSDDARGGSRAAAAAAVGGPPGLFGPNDWPCPMCGNINWAKRMKCNICNTTKPGHNEGGVRGGRGGGYKELDEEELEEVKRRRKEAEEDDGEMYDEFGNLKKKFRAKTQQTENAPTLPGSGRAGWEVEQRGSTGREGKERSRDQGRDHDYDERDSRNRDRGSHGRERRRSRDREKERGRDTGRDHSYERSWERGAERDHDRYR is encoded by the exons ATGGGGTCTTCCCAG AAGGACAAAAGGACTGGGCGTCCAAAAATCTGGATATATAGGGACAAAGTTACCAATGAACCAAAGGGTGATGCGACAGTCACCTATGAAGATCCGCATGCTGCTTCAGCTGCAGTAGAATGGTTCAATAACAAAGATTTCCATGGAAGCACCATTCAGGTTCATATAGCTGAGTCAAAAAACAAAGACATGTATGATAGCTCTGCAACTGCAAGTTTGAACAACTCTGCTGAACTTGGTGGACAAGATGAATTAGATAACGGGGAAGGCAGAGGGAGAGGGCGCGGTGATGGTCCAGGAAAAGCCTGGCAGCAAGATGGGGATTGGCTGTGCCCAAATACAAG TTGTGGCAATGTAAACTTTGCCTTTCGTGGTGTCTGTAATCTCTGTGGAGCTGCTCGCCCTGCTGGTGTTAGTGGATCaagtgctggtggtggtggtaggggTAGAGGCCGTGGAAGTGATGATGCAAGAGGAGGcagccgtgctgctgctgctgctgctgttggtggTCCTCCTGGACTGTTTGGTCCAAATGATTGGCCTTGCCCAAT GTGTGGCAACATAAATTGGGCAAAGCGGATGAAATGTAATATCTGTAACACCACCAAGCCAGGTCACAATGAAGGTGGTGTTAG AGGTGGCCGGGGTGGTGGGTATAAAGAACTTGATGAAGAAGAGCTAGAGGAAGTTAAAAGGCGCCGCAAAGAGGCTGAAGAG GATGACGGAGAGATGTATGATGAATTTGGCAACCTCAAAAAGAAATTTCGTGCTAAAACACAACAAACTGAAAATGCACCAACTCTTCCTGGGTCTGGACGTGCTGGATGGGAGGTCGAGCAACGTG GCTCCACTGGAAGAGAAGGCAAGGAAAGGAGCAGAGATCAGGGCAGAGACCATGACTACGATGAACGGGATAGCAGGAACAGAGATAGAGGCAGTCATGGAAGGGAGCGGCGCCGAAGTAGAGACCGTGAGAAGGAAAGGGGGAGGGACACAGGCAGAGATCACAGCTATGAGAGGAGCTGGGAGCGAGGAGCCGAGCGTGACCATGATCGCTATAGATGA